A part of Bacteroidota bacterium genomic DNA contains:
- a CDS encoding imidazolonepropionase encodes MKLLIKNIKTLVQVRDNVIEKVSGKAMSDLPCIEDAWLAIDNGLIADYGTMEDFPGIIDWKDLEVIDATGKIVMPCYADSHTHIVYAGNREGEFVDRINGLTYEEIAKRGGGILNSAQKLREVSEDDLFEQSLIRFFEVIKQGTGAIEIKSGYGLNTEAELKMLRVIKRLKDLNIIPVKATFLGAHAIPAEYKGNKEGYIQLIINEMLPAIAKEKLADYIDVFCENGYFSAEETKLILEAGLKHGLIPKVHAEQLSHSNGIQTAVACQAISVDHLEFCNDKDIEVLKNSKTMPTVLPGAAFFLSLPLPPARKMIDAGLAVAFASDYNPGSSPSGNMNFMMSLGCIQYKLNPAETINACTINSAYAMGLSHEVGSITPGKRANIFITHPISSYNYIPYAFGSNLIETVLINGEKIKH; translated from the coding sequence ATGAAACTTCTTATCAAAAACATAAAAACACTTGTTCAGGTTAGAGATAACGTGATTGAAAAAGTAAGCGGAAAAGCAATGTCTGACCTTCCTTGTATCGAAGATGCTTGGTTGGCTATCGACAACGGACTCATTGCAGACTATGGCACAATGGAAGATTTTCCGGGAATTATCGACTGGAAAGATTTAGAAGTGATTGATGCGACAGGAAAAATAGTCATGCCATGTTATGCCGATAGTCACACGCACATTGTATACGCAGGTAATCGTGAAGGCGAATTTGTTGACCGCATTAATGGTTTAACGTACGAAGAAATTGCTAAACGTGGCGGTGGTATTTTAAATTCAGCGCAAAAATTACGTGAGGTAAGTGAAGATGATTTATTCGAACAATCTTTGATCCGTTTTTTTGAAGTAATCAAACAAGGAACCGGTGCCATTGAAATTAAAAGCGGTTATGGCTTAAACACAGAAGCAGAATTGAAAATGCTTCGGGTTATTAAACGTCTGAAAGATTTAAATATCATTCCCGTAAAAGCTACGTTTTTAGGCGCGCATGCCATTCCTGCCGAATACAAAGGGAATAAAGAAGGCTACATTCAATTAATAATTAATGAAATGTTACCGGCAATCGCAAAAGAAAAGTTAGCAGATTATATTGATGTATTTTGCGAAAACGGATATTTCAGTGCTGAAGAAACAAAACTAATTTTAGAGGCGGGATTAAAGCACGGACTTATTCCAAAAGTACATGCCGAGCAATTGAGCCACAGCAACGGAATACAAACAGCAGTAGCGTGTCAGGCTATTAGTGTTGATCACTTGGAGTTTTGTAACGATAAAGACATAGAAGTTTTAAAAAACAGTAAAACCATGCCAACTGTTTTACCCGGCGCTGCCTTCTTTCTCTCATTACCTTTACCTCCGGCCCGTAAAATGATTGATGCAGGATTAGCTGTCGCATTCGCGAGTGATTATAATCCCGGAAGTTCGCCAAGCGGTAATATGAATTTCATGATGAGCCTCGGCTGTATTCAATATAAATTAAATCCTGCTGAAACAATTAACGCTTGTACCATTAACTCTGCTTACGCGATGGGTTTAAGTCATGAAGTTGGCAGTATTACTCCCGGTAAACGTGCCAATATTTTTATTACACATCCAATCAGCTCTTACAATTACATTCCGTATGCATTTGGAAGTAATTTAATTGAAACCGTATTGATTAACGGAGAAAAGATTAAGCATTAA